One Natronomonas moolapensis 8.8.11 genomic region harbors:
- a CDS encoding two-component system sensor histidine kinase NtrB encodes MELQTVEQYKTLIDHSTDVVALLDETGIIQFANPAVEAMLGYDPDELVGQQAFDLLHPDDRAQAADAFDRIAGTPGRSTERHEHRLRHADGSWVWAESVTTNRTDSDIGGFVINTREITERKHYEEQLQKTTEQLEALNRVVRHDIRNDMSVIVGWGETLQGNVDGELQDALDHVLQKSHHVIELTEIARDFVRSLVGDDETEVTPVDLEECVRAELATIRESYPDARVRVSGAIPDVSVHANEMLSSVFRNFFENAVQHNDEATPEITVGFVDTGETVRVRVADNGPGIPDTRKEKIFGKGQKGLDSSGTGIGLYLVDTLVDQFGGDVWVEDNDPKGAVFAVELRRAK; translated from the coding sequence ATGGAACTTCAGACCGTCGAACAGTACAAGACACTTATCGATCACTCGACGGACGTCGTCGCTTTGCTCGACGAGACCGGGATCATCCAGTTCGCCAATCCGGCTGTCGAAGCGATGCTCGGATACGACCCCGATGAGCTCGTCGGACAACAGGCGTTTGATCTGCTTCACCCCGACGACAGAGCGCAAGCCGCCGATGCGTTCGATCGGATCGCCGGAACGCCCGGTCGATCGACCGAAAGACACGAACATCGGCTTCGACACGCCGACGGGTCGTGGGTCTGGGCGGAGTCCGTCACGACAAACAGGACCGACTCCGACATCGGGGGGTTCGTCATCAACACGCGCGAGATCACCGAGCGCAAGCACTACGAAGAACAGCTACAAAAGACGACCGAGCAACTAGAAGCGTTGAATCGCGTGGTTCGCCACGACATCCGAAACGACATGTCGGTCATCGTCGGCTGGGGTGAAACGCTCCAGGGCAACGTTGACGGGGAGTTACAGGACGCTCTCGACCACGTTCTACAGAAGTCCCACCACGTTATCGAACTCACGGAGATCGCCCGGGACTTCGTCAGATCGCTGGTGGGAGACGACGAGACCGAGGTGACACCTGTCGACCTCGAGGAGTGTGTACGCGCGGAGCTCGCGACGATCCGTGAATCCTATCCGGACGCGCGGGTCCGCGTCTCGGGTGCCATACCCGACGTATCCGTCCACGCAAACGAGATGCTTTCGTCGGTCTTCAGGAATTTCTTCGAGAATGCGGTACAGCACAACGACGAGGCGACACCCGAGATCACGGTCGGATTCGTCGATACGGGTGAAACCGTTCGCGTCCGGGTCGCCGATAACGGGCCCGGGATTCCGGATACACGAAAAGAGAAAATATTCGGGAAAGGACAGAAGGGTCTCGATAGTTCCGGAACCGGCATCGGCCTGTATCTCGTCGACACGCTGGTAGACCAATTCGGGGGCGACGTCTGGGTCGAAGACAACGACCCCAAGGGGGCCGTCTTTGCTGTTGAACTTCGGAGAGCGAAGTGA